Proteins encoded in a region of the Clostridium beijerinckii genome:
- a CDS encoding prepilin peptidase codes for MDYTLICILGLVIGSFLNVCIYRIPIEKSIAFPPSHCTTCKHNLNPLDLVPVFSYIFLRGKCRYCGEKISIRYPLIEILNGLLYLIVYAKFGLDLITIKYCILVSLLIVISAIDFDTQFVFTSTTIFGGIVGILFILLQYALYKNNVLDLILGGILGAIIIGLIVFLTRGMGEGDIEIATVCGLFLGVKGILLGLFLAIVLGGIIGIIVLILKLKKAKEKIAFGPFIAIGSLISMLYGAEILKVYWNLLL; via the coding sequence TTGGATTATACATTAATATGTATTTTAGGACTAGTTATAGGTAGTTTTTTAAATGTTTGTATTTATAGAATTCCTATAGAAAAATCAATTGCTTTTCCGCCGTCTCATTGTACAACCTGTAAACATAACTTAAATCCACTAGATCTAGTACCTGTATTTAGCTATATATTTCTTAGAGGAAAATGTAGGTATTGTGGTGAAAAAATATCTATAAGATATCCTCTTATAGAAATCTTAAATGGATTGCTGTATTTAATTGTATACGCAAAGTTTGGATTAGATCTGATTACCATAAAATATTGTATTTTGGTATCTCTTTTAATCGTAATTAGCGCTATAGATTTTGACACGCAGTTTGTATTTACAAGTACTACGATTTTTGGAGGAATAGTTGGCATTTTATTTATATTATTACAATATGCTTTATATAAGAATAATGTTCTAGATTTAATTCTAGGAGGAATACTAGGAGCAATAATAATAGGATTAATAGTGTTTTTAACAAGGGGAATGGGTGAAGGTGATATTGAAATTGCGACTGTGTGTGGATTATTCCTGGGAGTTAAAGGAATTTTATTAGGCTTATTTCTAGCAATTGTATTAGGTGGAATAATAGGAATAATTGTTTTAATATTAAAATTAAAGAAAGCAAAAGAAAAGATAGCGTTTGGTCCTTTTATAGCAATAGGAAGTTTGATTTCAATGCTCTACGGAGCAGAAATATTAAAAGTTTATTGGAATTTGTTGTTGTAA
- a CDS encoding type IV pilus modification PilV family protein produces MREKPKKHGGFTLVEMIISFALLAILMTPIYSMIISTMNHNKSGEIKQTASLQGQEIFEEIKSQSISPVMDGSGNTTGIKIGGTVIPTSINPESGKREAVKDIGNGYKAKVTITKNNSINLDKTVTSIATSNFSVNLSGPTTLGTLTVGLNSGKEGILHYTDSEDVLNLVVNTKTEGNKKLIVIKDKDNNVIKDKDGNELSSELEVSDEEKDNQIKLTLNFDNYKVSRETDPAKLRSVRVSVYNQDDVPLNICLQKSMDLDVSVDTKMGNVRTFDNRTSSSNRLGELYDIDVVITQTTNGETKVIFTGKTSQNININ; encoded by the coding sequence ATGAGAGAGAAACCTAAAAAACATGGCGGATTTACCCTAGTAGAAATGATAATAAGTTTTGCATTACTTGCAATATTAATGACTCCAATTTATTCGATGATAATATCAACGATGAATCATAATAAAAGTGGAGAAATAAAACAAACTGCTTCGCTTCAAGGGCAAGAGATATTTGAAGAAATTAAAAGTCAATCTATATCTCCAGTTATGGATGGTAGCGGGAACACTACAGGAATCAAGATTGGCGGTACAGTAATTCCAACTTCAATAAACCCTGAAAGCGGTAAACGTGAAGCAGTAAAAGATATTGGAAATGGCTATAAGGCTAAAGTTACAATAACAAAGAATAATTCAATAAATCTTGATAAAACAGTAACGTCAATTGCAACAAGTAATTTTAGTGTTAATTTAAGTGGCCCTACTACACTTGGAACTTTAACAGTTGGATTAAATAGTGGAAAAGAAGGAATATTACATTATACTGATTCAGAAGATGTTTTAAATTTAGTAGTAAATACTAAGACTGAAGGAAATAAAAAGTTAATAGTAATTAAAGATAAGGATAATAATGTAATTAAAGATAAAGATGGTAATGAACTTTCTAGCGAATTAGAAGTAAGTGATGAGGAGAAAGATAATCAAATAAAGTTAACTTTAAATTTTGATAATTACAAAGTTTCAAGAGAGACAGACCCGGCAAAGTTAAGAAGTGTTAGAGTAAGTGTATATAATCAAGACGACGTTCCGTTAAATATATGTTTGCAAAAATCAATGGACTTAGATGTAAGTGTAGATACTAAAATGGGGAATGTTAGAACATTTGATAATCGTACAAGTAGTTCTAATAGACTAGGAGAATTGTATGATATAGATGTTGTAATAACTCAAACAACAAATGGTGAAACCAAGGTTATTTTTACTGGTAAGACTAGTCAGAATATAAATATTAATTAG
- a CDS encoding type II secretion system F family protein: MANFKYRAMNADGEKIEGMREADSKGEVIDFISSNGYYPLMVEEVIESSKIELNFNDKVKIKDISIFCRQFYTMLDAGVPILTCLNILSKQTQKKKLKEAIVEIEQEVQKGGVLSEAMKKQKKIFPELLVGLVEAGEASGTLTSIMQRMATHYEKENKINNKVKNAMIYPIILSLVAVVAVVFILTYVMPTFKGIFEQTGTVLPWSTRLILGSGDFLKENFIWIIVFIILSFVGIKYYFNTENGSITLSRIKLKLPIIKKFTEMVIVSRFTRTLSTLLASGLSLINAIDIVSQVVENRIAEKALKKVKERVVKGEELNTSMRESGIFPEMLYSMIKIGEETGSIDEILNKTADFYDEELETTIQATVALMEPILIVVMGLVIGFIIMSVMLPMYDSYTKI; encoded by the coding sequence GTGGCCAATTTTAAATACAGAGCAATGAATGCAGATGGAGAAAAAATTGAAGGTATGCGTGAAGCAGATTCTAAGGGAGAAGTAATAGATTTTATATCCTCAAATGGATATTATCCTTTAATGGTAGAAGAAGTAATCGAAAGCAGTAAAATAGAGCTGAACTTCAATGATAAAGTTAAGATTAAAGACATCTCAATTTTTTGTAGGCAATTTTATACTATGCTAGATGCTGGAGTACCTATATTAACTTGTTTAAATATATTATCTAAACAAACCCAGAAGAAAAAATTAAAGGAAGCAATTGTAGAAATTGAACAAGAAGTTCAAAAAGGTGGAGTTTTGTCTGAAGCAATGAAGAAGCAAAAAAAGATATTTCCAGAACTTTTAGTTGGTTTGGTTGAAGCTGGTGAAGCTAGTGGTACACTAACTAGTATAATGCAAAGAATGGCGACGCATTACGAGAAGGAAAATAAAATAAATAATAAAGTTAAGAATGCTATGATTTATCCAATTATATTGAGCTTAGTAGCAGTAGTGGCAGTTGTGTTTATACTAACTTATGTTATGCCAACATTTAAAGGTATATTTGAACAAACGGGAACAGTATTGCCATGGTCGACAAGGCTTATACTTGGCAGCGGAGATTTCCTGAAAGAAAATTTTATATGGATTATAGTTTTTATAATATTAAGTTTTGTTGGTATAAAATATTATTTTAATACAGAAAATGGTTCAATTACTTTAAGTAGAATAAAACTTAAACTTCCAATAATAAAAAAGTTTACTGAGATGGTTATAGTATCTAGGTTTACAAGAACTTTATCTACACTATTAGCTAGCGGATTATCTCTAATAAACGCAATAGATATTGTATCGCAGGTTGTGGAAAATAGAATAGCAGAAAAGGCGTTGAAAAAGGTTAAAGAAAGAGTAGTTAAAGGTGAGGAATTAAATACTTCAATGAGGGAGTCGGGTATATTTCCAGAAATGCTTTATTCAATGATAAAAATTGGAGAAGAAACAGGATCTATTGATGAAATTTTAAATAAAACAGCAGATTTTTATGATGAGGAATTGGAAACTACAATACAGGCAACAGTTGCTTTAATGGAACCAATATTAATAGTAGTAATGGGACTTGTCATTGGATTTATTATAATGTCAGTAATGCTTCCAATGTATGATAGTTATACTAAAATTTAA
- a CDS encoding GspE/PulE family protein yields the protein MATEKRRLGNILVNAGKITGYQLQEALKSQRTLGKKLGEILLDSKIITEEDIIEAIEQQTGIKKVDLNTINFDKKAISIIPKNLCDKYNLIPFGFENNKIKVTLSDPLNIYAIDDVAISTGFEIESYISKKDDIKKFIEIYYSSQQVSLAAQQLSKESSEAKNLKVNIDEMDTVKNAPVVKMVEYLFKNSIELNTSDIHIEPFENEVRIRYRIDGKLQTVNVINIESLGPLVTRIKILAGLNIAEKRIPQDGRIMTSVGGKEVDLRVSILPVVNGEKIVIRILNKSMGNIGRDKLGMSNENLEKMDRIISNPHGIVLVTGPTGSGKSTTLYTILSELNNDQINIITVEDPVEYTLNGVNQVSVNNKAGLTFASGLRSILRQDPDIIMIGEIRDNETAEIATKAAITGHLVLSTLHTNDAPSSIIRLVDMGIKPYLVATSVVGIVAQRLVRKVCMNCNAPYEATEYEKEILGIDKDKQIILNKGRGCGYCNNTGYVGRTGVYEVMEITREHREAINLGKDSDILRDISIKNGMNTLVAECRKLVIDGITTMDELATITMTKE from the coding sequence ATGGCAACTGAAAAAAGAAGACTAGGTAACATTCTTGTAAATGCGGGAAAAATTACAGGATATCAATTGCAAGAAGCATTAAAGTCTCAAAGGACACTAGGGAAGAAGCTAGGGGAAATACTACTTGATAGTAAGATTATAACTGAAGAAGATATAATAGAAGCAATAGAACAGCAGACAGGAATTAAAAAAGTAGATTTAAATACAATAAATTTTGATAAAAAAGCTATAAGTATAATTCCTAAAAATTTATGTGATAAATATAATCTGATACCATTCGGATTTGAAAATAATAAAATTAAGGTTACTTTATCTGATCCATTAAATATATATGCAATAGATGACGTTGCAATATCTACTGGGTTCGAAATAGAATCATACATATCTAAAAAGGATGACATAAAAAAGTTTATAGAAATATATTATAGCAGTCAGCAGGTTAGCTTGGCAGCTCAACAACTTTCAAAAGAAAGTTCTGAAGCAAAGAATTTAAAAGTTAATATAGATGAAATGGATACTGTTAAGAATGCTCCGGTTGTAAAAATGGTAGAGTACTTATTTAAGAATTCAATAGAACTAAATACATCAGATATCCATATAGAACCATTTGAAAATGAAGTGAGAATACGATATAGAATAGATGGCAAATTACAGACTGTAAATGTTATTAACATAGAAAGCTTAGGTCCGCTAGTAACAAGAATAAAAATACTTGCAGGATTAAATATAGCAGAAAAAAGAATACCACAAGATGGAAGAATAATGACGAGTGTAGGAGGAAAAGAAGTAGATCTTAGAGTTTCAATACTTCCAGTAGTTAATGGGGAAAAAATAGTTATAAGAATCCTTAACAAATCTATGGGGAATATAGGCAGAGATAAACTAGGAATGAGTAATGAAAATCTAGAGAAGATGGATAGAATTATTTCAAATCCACATGGAATAGTATTAGTTACAGGACCTACAGGAAGTGGTAAATCTACAACCTTGTATACAATTTTAAGTGAATTAAACAATGATCAAATAAATATAATTACTGTAGAAGATCCAGTTGAATATACGCTAAATGGAGTAAATCAAGTGAGTGTAAATAATAAAGCCGGATTAACTTTTGCAAGTGGACTTAGAAGTATATTAAGGCAAGATCCAGACATAATTATGATTGGTGAAATTAGAGATAACGAAACAGCAGAGATTGCTACTAAAGCGGCTATAACAGGTCACTTAGTTTTAAGCACACTTCATACAAACGATGCTCCGTCATCTATAATAAGGCTTGTTGATATGGGAATAAAACCATATTTAGTTGCTACGTCAGTAGTTGGAATAGTAGCTCAGAGATTAGTTAGAAAAGTATGTATGAATTGTAATGCTCCATATGAAGCTACGGAATATGAAAAAGAAATCCTTGGAATTGATAAGGACAAGCAAATAATTTTAAATAAAGGTAGAGGATGCGGATATTGCAATAACACAGGGTATGTTGGAAGAACTGGTGTGTATGAGGTGATGGAAATTACAAGAGAACATAGAGAAGCTATTAATCTAGGAAAAGATTCAGATATACTTAGGGATATATCAATAAAAAATGGAATGAATACATTAGTTGCTGAATGCAGGAAGTTAGTAATAGACGGTATAACGACAATGGATGAGCTTGCAACAATAACGATGACTAAGGAATAG
- a CDS encoding prepilin-type N-terminal cleavage/methylation domain-containing protein: protein MTSLSIRKMNELSKKKKKGFTLVELIIVIAIIAILAAIAIPKFGQITRNANMKADIATAKNLHGIAAQLIAEGGDVTDANIDSSIAAKLDGSPAALPNTKLDNSVAFQVRYTPGTGDIVVTAGGGDEIYPTPSGDYAS, encoded by the coding sequence ATGACTAGTTTATCAATCAGAAAAATGAATGAACTATCAAAGAAAAAGAAGAAAGGATTTACATTAGTAGAATTAATTATCGTTATTGCCATTATTGCAATATTAGCAGCAATTGCTATCCCTAAGTTTGGACAAATTACTAGAAATGCAAATATGAAGGCGGATATAGCTACAGCTAAAAATCTTCATGGTATAGCAGCACAATTGATTGCAGAAGGTGGAGATGTAACTGATGCTAATATTGATTCTAGTATTGCTGCTAAACTTGATGGTTCGCCTGCAGCATTGCCTAACACTAAGTTAGATAATAGTGTAGCTTTTCAAGTTAGATATACTCCAGGAACTGGTGATATAGTGGTAACTGCAGGAGGTGGAGATGAAATATATCCAACTCCATCTGGTGATTATGCATCTTAA
- a CDS encoding PilN domain-containing protein, whose product MRDINFFSYYQGKNQEKKDEKIYFYIAYGILTLVILVTVIINSVKIFTLNSQIKSYTEKLNNTDIQAQLKEADEVNGKIEVLSKYESRVSDVSNSIVKNDIVTDDLLNDISSTIPSDVSFKSFKIEGYDLTISGVSHTREAISEFEHNLKDVSKIKSVHIININYGSAVGEDYSFDITCVLKEVK is encoded by the coding sequence GTGAGAGATATAAACTTTTTTAGTTATTATCAGGGAAAAAATCAAGAAAAAAAGGATGAAAAAATATACTTTTATATAGCTTACGGAATATTAACTTTAGTAATTTTAGTAACAGTTATCATAAATTCAGTTAAAATTTTTACTCTAAATAGTCAAATAAAAAGTTATACTGAAAAATTAAATAATACAGACATACAAGCACAACTAAAAGAAGCTGATGAAGTAAACGGTAAAATAGAGGTTTTGAGTAAATATGAAAGTAGAGTGTCGGATGTTTCTAATTCCATTGTGAAGAATGATATTGTAACAGATGATTTATTAAATGATATATCTAGTACTATTCCAAGTGATGTTTCATTTAAGAGTTTTAAAATAGAAGGCTATGATTTAACAATAAGTGGAGTTTCACATACTAGGGAAGCTATTAGTGAATTTGAGCATAATTTAAAAGATGTATCTAAAATAAAAAGTGTTCATATAATAAACATAAATTATGGAAGTGCAGTAGGTGAAGATTATTCCTTTGATATTACTTGTGTGTTAAAGGAGGTTAAATAA
- the pilM gene encoding type IV pilus assembly protein PilM, translated as MDLSTIKELMSVDIKDIKTKLSKNSRSNKKKYFKKSEKKRKVVAFDIGNKTTKIVEGIYYKENLTINKFIEIATPKGVILDGAIVNQDALISKLKQVLSENSITAKEGICTNNSTSIINRELTIPQVENDEIETVVRYEIQQYLPINLDDYVLQINILGEEEFQDNKKLSVRAIAYPEKMARGYYELLEALNLKPYALDVNYNALNKLINYIDAINEYEYNSKESVVFIDMGATSLDVNIYNEGILQFTRIIKTGGTDLNEILVEVLNLSEDEIEQYKERNINLKEDRLDTQNKVIVNEIDDWIDKIEKVIQFYKNKNMGIGVDKVFIYGGTSKIKGLCKYMTSKLSIKVVRIKSIPKINFNTTNVAYESIDNFINAIGSIIRL; from the coding sequence ATGGATTTAAGTACGATTAAAGAATTAATGAGTGTTGATATTAAAGATATTAAAACTAAACTATCAAAAAATAGTAGAAGTAATAAAAAGAAATATTTTAAGAAATCAGAAAAAAAGAGAAAAGTGGTGGCTTTTGATATTGGGAATAAAACTACTAAGATAGTTGAAGGAATTTATTATAAGGAGAATTTAACTATTAATAAATTTATAGAGATTGCTACACCTAAGGGAGTAATTTTGGATGGAGCAATAGTTAATCAAGACGCCCTTATTTCTAAGTTGAAGCAAGTTTTATCGGAAAATTCCATAACTGCTAAAGAAGGAATATGTACCAATAATTCTACTTCAATTATAAATAGAGAACTTACAATACCACAGGTAGAGAATGATGAAATTGAAACTGTAGTTAGGTATGAGATTCAACAATACTTACCTATAAATTTAGACGACTATGTTCTTCAAATTAATATTTTAGGTGAAGAAGAATTTCAAGACAATAAAAAGCTAAGTGTTCGTGCTATAGCATATCCTGAAAAAATGGCTAGGGGATATTATGAGCTTTTAGAAGCGTTAAATTTAAAGCCATATGCATTAGATGTTAATTATAATGCATTAAACAAGTTAATTAATTATATAGATGCTATTAATGAATATGAATATAATTCTAAAGAATCAGTTGTTTTTATAGATATGGGAGCAACGAGTCTTGATGTTAACATATATAATGAAGGAATCTTGCAATTTACAAGAATAATAAAGACAGGTGGGACTGATCTTAACGAAATATTAGTTGAAGTGCTGAATCTTTCAGAAGATGAGATTGAACAATACAAAGAGAGAAATATAAATCTAAAAGAAGATAGGCTTGATACCCAAAATAAAGTCATAGTAAACGAAATTGATGACTGGATTGATAAAATAGAAAAAGTAATACAATTTTATAAAAATAAAAATATGGGAATTGGTGTAGATAAGGTATTTATTTATGGAGGTACATCTAAGATTAAAGGATTGTGCAAATATATGACTTCGAAGCTATCAATAAAGGTAGTAAGGATTAAGAGCATACCTAAAATAAACTTTAATACTACTAATGTGGCATATGAATCTATCGACAATTTTATTAATGCAATAGGTTCAATAATAAGATTGTAG
- a CDS encoding pilus assembly PilX N-terminal domain-containing protein: MMRKKRGSSLVSVAILSFLLITVGTAMVSMTVGDYKMRMTESTRIKNLYSSESGLDVAYDILVKTFDAAATYGVNKVEIFKLSDDFIINVAKDLKDQVASLKNDIKDIRNGNSGSKEEQIKEKNKQIDSLNKQIKIEEDAAIDACFKTNFNDFVYMNEPQEDISKINTLANKDELRKCIIDEKYIKDVNKTSNNERYSNVIFNTDNSNTIVLIVDGENEGDKSGITYENIDADSQNGRVYPTRNYTIKITSKFSTRDTNGTTERKLQSIYEMTVPDYKDVAFGESNVELPKYTFLNDKALLIGGNMKITDANFVVNGNIFVEGNGYNDIDAGVQTRAYDKYNGGIVLDAGSSKNVTFTGDVITGKTFNVRNNVNTIINGNLYAMNVYAGSERATDTPSKNSSLQVKINNNTGGNVTVDNDITLNADATSITMDKFYGVNDTKSDTSGSVGTSAKPLGRISSSIIVNEHTGSSITINTEAYIMGVAHINTANGYSTGESTGVRGNYIAYAVPDPSSPSEEPIYDEPLELFNIIDKSKYFINYWKGKNIDSGGIHLPSNTYSYGAIIVDEGGKSKADNGKPPDSTVVNNKKKEFASKVYNVRGAMLTDAQKQELYDSLGDGKDEVSDIMYMDGADEGYTKINQMFFEKYGNVTDVPDEQNNNEKTIFSDKNIKIIEGDKDEIVRDGDNGIIIKVSAGKTLNAFIATSQNITIEGNVNIQGNIIAEGDLNVSGVEGKTITYNPDLSKRIQASNVELFNSVFGHIREDSDGASSSKANINVQYDINKFIKNRLWKIVK, from the coding sequence ATGATGAGAAAAAAAAGAGGATCAAGTTTAGTTTCTGTAGCAATTCTATCATTTCTTTTAATTACAGTAGGAACAGCCATGGTATCTATGACTGTTGGTGATTATAAAATGAGGATGACAGAGAGTACCAGAATAAAAAATTTATATTCATCAGAATCAGGTTTGGATGTAGCTTATGATATACTTGTAAAAACTTTTGACGCAGCAGCCACTTATGGAGTTAACAAAGTAGAAATTTTTAAGTTAAGTGATGATTTTATTATAAATGTTGCAAAAGATTTAAAAGATCAAGTAGCCAGCTTAAAGAATGATATAAAAGATATAAGAAACGGTAATTCGGGTAGTAAAGAAGAGCAAATAAAAGAAAAAAATAAACAAATAGATTCGTTAAATAAACAAATTAAAATAGAAGAAGATGCAGCAATTGATGCTTGTTTTAAAACAAATTTTAATGATTTTGTATATATGAATGAACCGCAAGAAGATATAAGTAAAATAAATACCTTGGCAAATAAAGATGAACTAAGAAAATGTATTATAGATGAAAAATATATTAAAGACGTTAACAAAACTTCCAATAATGAAAGATATTCAAACGTGATATTTAATACAGATAATAGTAATACTATAGTTCTTATTGTTGATGGTGAAAATGAAGGAGATAAAAGTGGAATTACATACGAGAACATAGATGCAGATTCACAAAATGGAAGAGTGTATCCAACTAGAAATTATACGATAAAAATAACTTCTAAATTTAGCACTAGAGATACTAATGGAACTACTGAAAGAAAGCTTCAATCAATATATGAAATGACAGTTCCAGATTACAAAGATGTTGCGTTTGGTGAGAGTAATGTGGAATTACCTAAGTACACATTTTTGAATGATAAGGCACTTCTTATTGGTGGAAATATGAAGATTACTGATGCTAACTTTGTTGTTAATGGAAATATATTTGTTGAGGGAAATGGATATAACGATATAGATGCAGGTGTGCAGACAAGAGCATATGATAAATACAATGGTGGAATAGTTTTAGATGCTGGTTCTAGTAAAAATGTTACATTTACTGGGGATGTTATTACGGGAAAAACTTTTAATGTCAGGAATAATGTAAATACAATCATTAATGGCAATTTATATGCAATGAATGTTTATGCAGGAAGTGAAAGAGCAACTGATACTCCATCAAAGAACTCATCATTACAAGTTAAAATAAATAATAACACTGGAGGAAATGTAACTGTAGATAATGACATTACTTTGAATGCAGATGCTACAAGTATCACAATGGATAAGTTTTATGGAGTTAATGATACAAAGAGTGATACGAGTGGAAGTGTAGGAACGAGTGCTAAGCCTCTAGGAAGAATATCCAGTAGTATTATAGTTAATGAACACACAGGTTCTAGTATTACAATTAATACGGAAGCGTATATTATGGGAGTAGCTCATATAAATACGGCAAATGGGTATAGTACAGGTGAATCTACAGGGGTTAGAGGAAATTATATAGCATATGCAGTTCCAGATCCTTCGAGTCCGAGTGAAGAACCTATATATGATGAACCATTGGAATTGTTTAATATTATTGATAAAAGCAAATATTTCATAAACTATTGGAAAGGTAAAAATATAGATTCTGGAGGCATCCATTTGCCAAGTAACACATATTCTTATGGAGCAATAATTGTAGATGAAGGTGGTAAATCTAAAGCAGATAATGGAAAGCCACCTGATAGTACAGTTGTAAATAACAAGAAGAAAGAATTTGCTTCAAAGGTATATAATGTTAGAGGTGCAATGCTAACGGATGCTCAAAAACAAGAGTTATATGACTCACTAGGAGATGGCAAGGATGAAGTGAGTGATATAATGTATATGGATGGTGCAGATGAGGGTTATACAAAAATAAATCAGATGTTTTTTGAAAAATACGGAAATGTAACAGATGTGCCTGATGAGCAAAATAATAACGAGAAGACTATATTTAGCGATAAGAATATAAAGATTATTGAAGGAGATAAGGATGAAATAGTTAGAGACGGTGATAATGGTATAATCATAAAGGTTTCAGCTGGCAAAACTTTAAATGCTTTTATTGCTACATCCCAAAATATTACTATTGAAGGTAATGTTAATATTCAAGGGAATATTATTGCAGAGGGAGACCTTAATGTAAGCGGAGTTGAAGGAAAAACCATAACATATAATCCGGATTTGTCAAAAAGAATACAAGCTTCAAATGTGGAACTTTTTAATTCTGTATTTGGGCACATTAGAGAAGATAGTGATGGCGCATCAAGTAGTAAGGCTAATATAAATGTTCAATACGATATTAATAAATTTATAAAAAACAGATTATGGAAGATTGTTAAATAG
- a CDS encoding pilus assembly protein PilO, protein MKISKREKLMLLILGFFAIGILYYQFGYTALSKAVEEKTKAKNQVEEKYNKAMQTINSIELQKSKVKVLNAKITSEANPLYPTISQEHIILELDKLLKDSGLEGGMTFETVEVKEVESIKGSQKDKELPESSLQKDADEYNHKYGEEKDEKNNVNKEDNNKDSDSNNGTLTNSDNNVSNINNNSNSNSTKDKKQIDSNTVAQLKINLSFNGSYDAVIKFLNSLGEYNRKIPVSNISINEKSLEEVTGSLSMTIYSIPKIDEDIESYLKWNLNNTYGKSQPFNIGSAAGTGIKSNTDSSDFMVGVRSSTSELPTVMIGKANDELRTTYAYGDDNSELSAEMVLTQKDDKYYYKYKTNIDKIPVNYNDLGNEFVPNSENIVLGISSESRVTSNDKSGLKLKIINNTDKLVQVDISGDDISDPRVSIDGDGKNISVNQK, encoded by the coding sequence ATGAAAATAAGTAAAAGAGAGAAGCTAATGCTACTTATCTTAGGTTTTTTCGCAATAGGAATTTTATATTACCAATTTGGTTATACAGCACTTAGTAAGGCGGTAGAAGAAAAAACTAAGGCTAAAAATCAAGTTGAAGAAAAGTATAATAAGGCTATGCAAACTATAAATTCTATAGAACTCCAAAAAAGTAAGGTAAAAGTATTAAATGCTAAGATAACAAGTGAAGCTAATCCATTGTATCCTACAATAAGTCAAGAGCATATAATATTAGAACTAGACAAGTTGCTAAAAGATAGCGGATTAGAAGGTGGAATGACATTTGAAACAGTAGAAGTTAAAGAAGTAGAATCAATAAAAGGATCACAAAAAGATAAAGAATTACCAGAAAGCTCTTTGCAAAAAGATGCAGATGAATATAACCATAAATATGGGGAAGAAAAAGACGAAAAGAATAATGTAAACAAAGAAGATAATAATAAAGATTCTGATTCAAATAATGGAACTTTAACAAATTCTGATAATAATGTTTCGAATATAAATAATAATAGTAACTCAAATTCTACAAAAGATAAAAAACAAATCGATTCAAATACCGTAGCTCAACTCAAAATTAATTTGAGTTTTAATGGCAGTTATGATGCGGTAATCAAATTTTTGAATTCTCTTGGGGAATATAATAGAAAAATACCTGTTAGTAATATTAGCATAAATGAAAAAAGTTTAGAAGAAGTAACAGGGTCATTAAGTATGACTATATACTCTATTCCTAAGATAGATGAAGATATAGAGAGCTATTTAAAGTGGAATTTAAATAATACCTATGGAAAGTCACAACCTTTTAATATAGGAAGTGCCGCTGGAACCGGAATAAAATCAAATACTGATAGTAGTGATTTTATGGTTGGAGTAAGGTCATCTACTTCAGAATTACCAACAGTTATGATAGGCAAGGCTAATGATGAATTGAGAACTACGTATGCTTATGGTGATGATAATAGTGAATTAAGTGCGGAAATGGTACTGACCCAAAAAGATGATAAATATTATTATAAATATAAAACAAACATTGATAAAATCCCTGTAAATTATAATGACTTAGGTAATGAATTTGTACCAAATAGCGAAAATATAGTTTTAGGTATATCAAGTGAAAGTAGAGTCACATCAAATGATAAATCTGGACTAAAATTAAAGATAATTAATAATACAGATAAACTTGTACAAGTAGATATAAGCGGAGATGATATAAGTGATCCAAGAGTTTCGATTGATGGAGATGGTAAAAATATAAGTGTCAATCAAAAGTAG